In the Plodia interpunctella isolate USDA-ARS_2022_Savannah chromosome 6, ilPloInte3.2, whole genome shotgun sequence genome, one interval contains:
- the Ogdh gene encoding 2-oxoglutarate dehydrogenase complex component E1 isoform X5 yields the protein MHRARAVFQVSNKVGNTERFASWLLNQPQKAAVAVNASRWKSSTAAEPFLNGSSSAYVETMYNSWLTDPNSVHASWDAFFRNATAGAQPGSAYTAPPNLAPYNKNEVPLTALVPASGGMPSISAGSPINEKIIDDHLAVQAIIRSYQARGHLAADLDPLGITTANLPELGMRAPRSELIMRKYFNFDEADMDRVFKLPSTTFIGEKEKALPLREILSRLEAAYCNNIGIEFMFINSLEQCNWIRQRMEPPNVTKMNNDQKRLILARLTRSAGFENFLAKKWSSEKRFGLEGCEILIPAMKQVIDVSTRLGVESIIMGMPHRGRLNVLANVCRKPLHQLFTQFAGLEAEDDGSGDVKYHLGTYIERLNRVTNKNIRLAVCANPSHLEAVDPVVQGKTRAEQFYRGDNEGKKVMSILLHGDAAFAGQGVVFETMHLSDLPAYTTHGTIHIVANNQIGFTTDPRHSRSSAYCTDVARVVNAPIFHVNGDNPEAVMHVCNVAAEWRATFHKDVVIDIVSYRRNGHNEVDEPMFTQPLMYQKIRKTKPVLEKYADQLIAEGVVTAEEVKDVKDKYDKICEDAYNQAKQETHIKYKDWLDSPWSGFFEGKDPLKMCPSGVHEETLVHIGKRFSSPPPNAAEFEIHKGLLRILKARMEMVENRTVDWALAEAMAFGSLLKEGIHVRLSGEDVERGTFSHRHHVLHHQKVDKATYCALAHLYPDQAPYTVCNSSLSEYGVLGFEVGYSVTNPNALVLWEAQFGDFNNVAQCIIDQFISSGQAKWVRQSGIVLLQPHGMEGMGPEHSSARLERFLQMSSDDPDYMPPESPDYEVRQLHDCNWIVANCSSPASYFHILRRQIMLPFRKPLILMTPKSLLRHPEAKSSFDDMNEGTSFRRVIPEEGPASQNAQGVRKLVFCSGRVYYDLLKQRRDRGLEADIAIARVEQISPFPYDLIKAEVAKYPNAQLVWSQEEHKNMGSWSYIEPRFRTLLQNQKQICYNGRATAASPATGSKAAHNKELKNLLEEFCVL from the exons ATGCATCGCGCACGTGCAGTGTTTCAAGTATCAAATAAAGTTGGCAACACTGAAAGGTTTGCATCATGGCTGCTCAACCAACCCCAg AAAGCCGCTGTGGCAGTTAACGCCAGTAGGTGGAAGAGTTCCACAGCGGCTGAGCCCTTCCTCAATGGCTCCAGTTCGGCCTACGTCGAGACCATGTACAACTCATGGCTCACTGACCCTAACTCGGTGCATGCG TCTTGGGACGCGTTCTTTCGCAATGCCACCGCTGGGGCCCAACCAGGCTCGGCGTATACCGCACCCCCAAATCTCGCACCCTACAACAAGAATGAAGTACCGCTGACAGCCCTAGTCCCAGCCTCAGGCGGAATGCCCTCAATTTCTGCAG GGTCCCCAATTAACGAAAAGATCATTGACGACCACCTTGCTGTTCAGGCCATCATCAGGAGTTATCAG GCTCGCGGTCACCTGGCGGCCGACCTGGACCCGCTCGGCATCACGACGGCCAACCTGCCCGAATTGGGAATGCGCGCGCCGCGCTCCGAGCTCATCATGaggaaatatttcaatttcg ATGAAGCCGACATGGACAGGGTATTCAAATTACCATCGACCACATTCATTGGTGAAAAGGAAAAGGCACTTCCTTTGAG GGAAATCCTGAGTCGCTTGGAGGCGGCTTACTGTAACAACATTGGCATCGAGTTTATGTTCATCAACTCCCTGGAGCAATGCAACTGGATCCGGCAGCGGATGGAGCCGCCCAACGTTACCAAGATGAACAACGACCAGAAACGACTGATTCTGGCGCGACTCACCAGGTCTGCCGG CTTCGAGAACTTCTTGGCGAAGAAATGGTCGTCAGAGAAGCGTTTCGGTCTGGAAGGCTGCGAGATCCTGATCCCGGCCATGAAGCAAGTCATCGATGTCTCCACTCGTCTCGGAGTCGAGTCTATCATCATGGGAATGCCGCACAGAG GTCGTCTGAATGTATTGGCCAACGTGTGCCGCAAACCTCTTCACCAGCTGTTCACACAGTTCGCTGGTCTCGAAGCCGAAGACGAT gGTTCCGGTGACGTGAAATATCATTTGGGTACCTACATCGAGCGTCTGAACCGCGTGACGAACAAGAACATCAGATTGGCCGTGTGCGCCAACCCCTCCCACTTGGAGGCCGTCGACCCCGTGGTCCAGGGCAAGACCAGGGCGGAACAGTTCTACAGGGGCGACAATGAGGGCAagaag GTGATGTCGATCCTTCTGCACGGCGACGCAGCGTTCGCCGGCCAGGGCGTGGTGTTCGAAACTATGCATTTATCCGACCTGCCGGCGTACACCACCCACGGCACCATTCACATCGTCGCCAACAATCAAATCGGTTTCACCACCGACCCTCGCCACTCGCGATCATCTGCTTATTGCACAG ACGTGGCCCGCGTAGTGAACGCCCCCATCTTCCACGTGAACGGGGACAATCCCGAAGCTGTGATGCACGTGTGCAATGTCGCGGCCGAGTGGCGCGCCACCTTCCACAAGGACGTGGTCATCGATATAGTGAGCTACCGCCGCAACGGACACAACGAGGTCGACGAACCCATGTTCACTCAACCTCTTATGTACCAGAAGATCCGCAAGACCAAGCCtg tGTTGGAGAAGTACGCCGATCAGCTGATAGCCGAAGGTGTAGTAACCGCGGAAGAGGTGAAAGACGTAAAGGACAAGTACGACAAGATCTGCGAAGACGCGTACAACCAGGCCAAGCAGGAGACGCACATCAAGTACAAGGACTGGCTCGACTCGCCCTGGTCCGGCTTCTTCGAGGGCAAGGACCCGCTCAAG ATGTGCCCAAGCGGCGTCCACGAAGAGACCCTGGTCCACATCGGCAAACGCTTCTCATCGCCTCCCCCCAACGCGGCCGAGTTCGAAATCCACAAGGGTTTACTGCGTATCCTCAAAGCTCGCATGGAAATGGTGGAAAATAGGACCGTGGACTGGGCCTTGGCTGAGGCTATGGCGTTTGGTTCCCTCTTGAAGGAAGGCATCCACGTCAGACTGTCGGGAGAAGACGTCGAGAGAGGAACCTTCTCTCACAG ACATCACGTGCTGCACCACCAGAAAGTGGACAAGGCGACGTATTGTGCGCTCGCGCATCTGTACCCTGATCAAGCGCCCTACACCGTTTGCAACAGCTCACTGTCTGAATACG GTGTGCTCGGCTTCGAAGTAGGGTACTCGGTAACCAACCCGAACGCCCTGGTGCTGTGGGAGGCTCAGTTCGGGGACTTCAACAATGTGGCGCAGTGCATCATCGACCAGTTCATCTCCAGCGGGCAGGCCAAGTGGGTGCGCCAGTCCGGCATCGTGCTGTTGCAGCCGCACGGCATGGAGGGCATG GGTCCGGAGCACTCGTCGGCGCGCCTGGAGCGATTCCTGCAGATGAGCTCCGACGACCCCGACTACATGCCCCCCGAGAGCCCCGACTACGAAG TCCGCCAGCTCCACGACTGCAACTGGATCGTGGCCAACTGTTCGTCGCCAGCGTCGTACTTCCACATCCTGCGGCGGCAGATCATGTTGCCGTTCCGCAAGCCCCTCATCCTGATGACGCCCAAGTCGCTGCTGAGGCACCCCGAGGCCAAGTCCTCCTTCGACGACATGAACGAAGGAACTTCCTTCAGAAG AGTGATCCCAGAAGAAGGACCCGCATCTCAGAACGCGCAGGGCGTCCGCAAACTTGTGTTCTGCTCCGGCCGCGTGTACTACGACCTCCTCAAGCAGCGCCGCGACCGGGGACTCGAGGCTGACATCGCTATTGCCAG gGTTGAACAAATCTCGCCGTTCCCGTACGATTTGATCAAAGCTGAAGTGGCCAAATACCCGAACGCGCAACTTGTGTGGAGCCAAGAGGAGCACAAGAACATGGGTTCGTGGAGCTACATCGAGCCTCGCTTCCGCACGCTGCTGCAGAACCAGAAGCAGATCTG CTACAACGGGCGCGCCACCGCCGCCTCCCCCGCCACCGGTTCCAAGGCGGCCCACAACAAAGAACTCAAGAATCTTCTCGAAGAATTCTGTGTATTATAA
- the Ogdh gene encoding 2-oxoglutarate dehydrogenase complex component E1 isoform X2: protein MHRARAVFQVSNKVGNTERFASWLLNQPQKAAVAVNASRWKSSTAAEPFLNGSSSAYVETMYNSWLTDPNSVHASWDAFFRNATAGAQPGSAYTAPPNLAPYNKNEVPLTALVPASGGMPSISAGSPINEKIIDDHLAVQAIIRSYQARGHLAADLDPLGITTANLPELGMRAPRSELIMRKYFNFDEADMDRVFKLPSTTFIGEKEKALPLREILSRLEAAYCNNIGIEFMFINSLEQCNWIRQRMEPPNVTKMNNDQKRLILARLTRSAGFENFLAKKWSSEKRFGLEGCEILIPAMKQVIDVSTRLGVESIIMGMPHRGRLNVLANVCRKPLHQLFTQFAGLEAEDDGSGDVKYHLGTYIERLNRVTNKNIRLAVCANPSHLEAVDPVVQGKTRAEQFYRGDNEGKKVMSILLHGDAAFAGQGVVFETMHLSDLPAYTTHGTIHIVANNQIGFTTDPRHSRSSAYCTDVARVVNAPIFHVNGDNPEAVMHVCNVAAEWRATFHKDVVIDIVSYRRNGHNEVDEPMFTQPLMYQKIRKTKPVLEKYADQLIAEGVVTAEEVKDVKDKYDKICEDAYNQAKQETHIKYKDWLDSPWSGFFEGKDPLKMCPSGVHEETLVHIGKRFSSPPPNAAEFEIHKGLLRILKARMEMVENRTVDWALAEAMAFGSLLKEGIHVRLSGEDVERGTFSHRHHVLHHQKVDKATYCALAHLYPDQAPYTVCNSSLSEYGVLGFEVGYSVTNPNALVLWEAQFGDFNNVAQCIIDQFISSGQAKWVRQSGIVLLQPHGMEGMGPEHSSARLERFLQMSSDDPDYMPPESPDYEVRQLHDCNWIVANCSSPASYFHILRRQIMLPFRKPLILMTPKSLLRHPEAKSSFDDMNEGTSFRRVIPEEGPASQNAQGVRKLVFCSGRVYYDLLKQRRDRGLEADIAIARVEQISPFPYDLIKAEVAKYPNAQLVWSQEEHKNMGSWSYIEPRFRTLLQNQKQIWAKSQSGGSWLSQLFGSSEAPKPAEQGDSETKTVPRTISYNGRATAASPATGSKAAHNKELKNLLEEFCVL, encoded by the exons ATGCATCGCGCACGTGCAGTGTTTCAAGTATCAAATAAAGTTGGCAACACTGAAAGGTTTGCATCATGGCTGCTCAACCAACCCCAg AAAGCCGCTGTGGCAGTTAACGCCAGTAGGTGGAAGAGTTCCACAGCGGCTGAGCCCTTCCTCAATGGCTCCAGTTCGGCCTACGTCGAGACCATGTACAACTCATGGCTCACTGACCCTAACTCGGTGCATGCG TCTTGGGACGCGTTCTTTCGCAATGCCACCGCTGGGGCCCAACCAGGCTCGGCGTATACCGCACCCCCAAATCTCGCACCCTACAACAAGAATGAAGTACCGCTGACAGCCCTAGTCCCAGCCTCAGGCGGAATGCCCTCAATTTCTGCAG GGTCCCCAATTAACGAAAAGATCATTGACGACCACCTTGCTGTTCAGGCCATCATCAGGAGTTATCAG GCTCGCGGTCACCTGGCGGCCGACCTGGACCCGCTCGGCATCACGACGGCCAACCTGCCCGAATTGGGAATGCGCGCGCCGCGCTCCGAGCTCATCATGaggaaatatttcaatttcg ATGAAGCCGACATGGACAGGGTATTCAAATTACCATCGACCACATTCATTGGTGAAAAGGAAAAGGCACTTCCTTTGAG GGAAATCCTGAGTCGCTTGGAGGCGGCTTACTGTAACAACATTGGCATCGAGTTTATGTTCATCAACTCCCTGGAGCAATGCAACTGGATCCGGCAGCGGATGGAGCCGCCCAACGTTACCAAGATGAACAACGACCAGAAACGACTGATTCTGGCGCGACTCACCAGGTCTGCCGG CTTCGAGAACTTCTTGGCGAAGAAATGGTCGTCAGAGAAGCGTTTCGGTCTGGAAGGCTGCGAGATCCTGATCCCGGCCATGAAGCAAGTCATCGATGTCTCCACTCGTCTCGGAGTCGAGTCTATCATCATGGGAATGCCGCACAGAG GTCGTCTGAATGTATTGGCCAACGTGTGCCGCAAACCTCTTCACCAGCTGTTCACACAGTTCGCTGGTCTCGAAGCCGAAGACGAT gGTTCCGGTGACGTGAAATATCATTTGGGTACCTACATCGAGCGTCTGAACCGCGTGACGAACAAGAACATCAGATTGGCCGTGTGCGCCAACCCCTCCCACTTGGAGGCCGTCGACCCCGTGGTCCAGGGCAAGACCAGGGCGGAACAGTTCTACAGGGGCGACAATGAGGGCAagaag GTGATGTCGATCCTTCTGCACGGCGACGCAGCGTTCGCCGGCCAGGGCGTGGTGTTCGAAACTATGCATTTATCCGACCTGCCGGCGTACACCACCCACGGCACCATTCACATCGTCGCCAACAATCAAATCGGTTTCACCACCGACCCTCGCCACTCGCGATCATCTGCTTATTGCACAG ACGTGGCCCGCGTAGTGAACGCCCCCATCTTCCACGTGAACGGGGACAATCCCGAAGCTGTGATGCACGTGTGCAATGTCGCGGCCGAGTGGCGCGCCACCTTCCACAAGGACGTGGTCATCGATATAGTGAGCTACCGCCGCAACGGACACAACGAGGTCGACGAACCCATGTTCACTCAACCTCTTATGTACCAGAAGATCCGCAAGACCAAGCCtg tGTTGGAGAAGTACGCCGATCAGCTGATAGCCGAAGGTGTAGTAACCGCGGAAGAGGTGAAAGACGTAAAGGACAAGTACGACAAGATCTGCGAAGACGCGTACAACCAGGCCAAGCAGGAGACGCACATCAAGTACAAGGACTGGCTCGACTCGCCCTGGTCCGGCTTCTTCGAGGGCAAGGACCCGCTCAAG ATGTGCCCAAGCGGCGTCCACGAAGAGACCCTGGTCCACATCGGCAAACGCTTCTCATCGCCTCCCCCCAACGCGGCCGAGTTCGAAATCCACAAGGGTTTACTGCGTATCCTCAAAGCTCGCATGGAAATGGTGGAAAATAGGACCGTGGACTGGGCCTTGGCTGAGGCTATGGCGTTTGGTTCCCTCTTGAAGGAAGGCATCCACGTCAGACTGTCGGGAGAAGACGTCGAGAGAGGAACCTTCTCTCACAG ACATCACGTGCTGCACCACCAGAAAGTGGACAAGGCGACGTATTGTGCGCTCGCGCATCTGTACCCTGATCAAGCGCCCTACACCGTTTGCAACAGCTCACTGTCTGAATACG GTGTGCTCGGCTTCGAAGTAGGGTACTCGGTAACCAACCCGAACGCCCTGGTGCTGTGGGAGGCTCAGTTCGGGGACTTCAACAATGTGGCGCAGTGCATCATCGACCAGTTCATCTCCAGCGGGCAGGCCAAGTGGGTGCGCCAGTCCGGCATCGTGCTGTTGCAGCCGCACGGCATGGAGGGCATG GGTCCGGAGCACTCGTCGGCGCGCCTGGAGCGATTCCTGCAGATGAGCTCCGACGACCCCGACTACATGCCCCCCGAGAGCCCCGACTACGAAG TCCGCCAGCTCCACGACTGCAACTGGATCGTGGCCAACTGTTCGTCGCCAGCGTCGTACTTCCACATCCTGCGGCGGCAGATCATGTTGCCGTTCCGCAAGCCCCTCATCCTGATGACGCCCAAGTCGCTGCTGAGGCACCCCGAGGCCAAGTCCTCCTTCGACGACATGAACGAAGGAACTTCCTTCAGAAG AGTGATCCCAGAAGAAGGACCCGCATCTCAGAACGCGCAGGGCGTCCGCAAACTTGTGTTCTGCTCCGGCCGCGTGTACTACGACCTCCTCAAGCAGCGCCGCGACCGGGGACTCGAGGCTGACATCGCTATTGCCAG gGTTGAACAAATCTCGCCGTTCCCGTACGATTTGATCAAAGCTGAAGTGGCCAAATACCCGAACGCGCAACTTGTGTGGAGCCAAGAGGAGCACAAGAACATGGGTTCGTGGAGCTACATCGAGCCTCGCTTCCGCACGCTGCTGCAGAACCAGAAGCAGATCTG GGCAAAGTCCCAATCGGGGGGTAGTTGGTTGAGCCAGCTTTTCGGCAGCTCAGAGGCTCCAAAACCCGCCGAACAGGGTGATTCGGAGACCAAAACTGTCCCGCGCACCATTAG CTACAACGGGCGCGCCACCGCCGCCTCCCCCGCCACCGGTTCCAAGGCGGCCCACAACAAAGAACTCAAGAATCTTCTCGAAGAATTCTGTGTATTATAA
- the Ogdh gene encoding 2-oxoglutarate dehydrogenase complex component E1 isoform X3, protein MHRARAVFQVSNKVGNTERFASWLLNQPQKAAVAVNASRWKSSTAAEPFLNGSSSAYVETMYNSWLTDPNSVHASWDAFFRNATAGAQPGSAYTAPPNLAPYNKNEVPLTALVPASGGMPSISAGSPINEKIIDDHLAVQAIIRSYQIRGHHIAKLDPLEIANSELNDKNPREVIHNSYRFDEADMDRVFKLPSTTFIGEKEKALPLREILSRLEAAYCNNIGIEFMFINSLEQCNWIRQRMEPPNVTKMNNDQKRLILARLTRSAGFENFLAKKWSSEKRFGLEGCEILIPAMKQVIDVSTRLGVESIIMGMPHRGRLNVLANVCRKPLHQLFTQFAGLEAEDDGSGDVKYHLGTYIERLNRVTNKNIRLAVCANPSHLEAVDPVVQGKTRAEQFYRGDNEGKKVMSILLHGDAAFAGQGVVFETMHLSDLPAYTTHGTIHIVANNQIGFTTDPRHSRSSAYCTDVARVVNAPIFHVNGDNPEAVMHVCNVAAEWRATFHKDVVIDIVSYRRNGHNEVDEPMFTQPLMYQKIRKTKPVLEKYADQLIAEGVVTAEEVKDVKDKYDKICEDAYNQAKQETHIKYKDWLDSPWSGFFEGKDPLKMCPSGVHEETLVHIGKRFSSPPPNAAEFEIHKGLLRILKARMEMVENRTVDWALAEAMAFGSLLKEGIHVRLSGEDVERGTFSHRHHVLHHQKVDKATYCALAHLYPDQAPYTVCNSSLSEYGVLGFEVGYSVTNPNALVLWEAQFGDFNNVAQCIIDQFISSGQAKWVRQSGIVLLQPHGMEGMGPEHSSARLERFLQMSSDDPDYMPPESPDYEVRQLHDCNWIVANCSSPASYFHILRRQIMLPFRKPLILMTPKSLLRHPEAKSSFDDMNEGTSFRRVIPEEGPASQNAQGVRKLVFCSGRVYYDLLKQRRDRGLEADIAIARVEQISPFPYDLIKAEVAKYPNAQLVWSQEEHKNMGSWSYIEPRFRTLLQNQKQIWAKSQSGGSWLSQLFGSSEAPKPAEQGDSETKTVPRTISYNGRATAASPATGSKAAHNKELKNLLEEFCVL, encoded by the exons ATGCATCGCGCACGTGCAGTGTTTCAAGTATCAAATAAAGTTGGCAACACTGAAAGGTTTGCATCATGGCTGCTCAACCAACCCCAg AAAGCCGCTGTGGCAGTTAACGCCAGTAGGTGGAAGAGTTCCACAGCGGCTGAGCCCTTCCTCAATGGCTCCAGTTCGGCCTACGTCGAGACCATGTACAACTCATGGCTCACTGACCCTAACTCGGTGCATGCG TCTTGGGACGCGTTCTTTCGCAATGCCACCGCTGGGGCCCAACCAGGCTCGGCGTATACCGCACCCCCAAATCTCGCACCCTACAACAAGAATGAAGTACCGCTGACAGCCCTAGTCCCAGCCTCAGGCGGAATGCCCTCAATTTCTGCAG GGTCCCCAATTAACGAAAAGATCATTGACGACCACCTTGCTGTTCAGGCCATCATCAGGAGTTATCAG ATCCGGGGACACCATATAGCGAAACTCGACCCACTGGAAATTGCCAACTCGGAATTGAATGATAAAAACCCCCGGGAGGTGATCCACAACAGCTACAGGTTTG ATGAAGCCGACATGGACAGGGTATTCAAATTACCATCGACCACATTCATTGGTGAAAAGGAAAAGGCACTTCCTTTGAG GGAAATCCTGAGTCGCTTGGAGGCGGCTTACTGTAACAACATTGGCATCGAGTTTATGTTCATCAACTCCCTGGAGCAATGCAACTGGATCCGGCAGCGGATGGAGCCGCCCAACGTTACCAAGATGAACAACGACCAGAAACGACTGATTCTGGCGCGACTCACCAGGTCTGCCGG CTTCGAGAACTTCTTGGCGAAGAAATGGTCGTCAGAGAAGCGTTTCGGTCTGGAAGGCTGCGAGATCCTGATCCCGGCCATGAAGCAAGTCATCGATGTCTCCACTCGTCTCGGAGTCGAGTCTATCATCATGGGAATGCCGCACAGAG GTCGTCTGAATGTATTGGCCAACGTGTGCCGCAAACCTCTTCACCAGCTGTTCACACAGTTCGCTGGTCTCGAAGCCGAAGACGAT gGTTCCGGTGACGTGAAATATCATTTGGGTACCTACATCGAGCGTCTGAACCGCGTGACGAACAAGAACATCAGATTGGCCGTGTGCGCCAACCCCTCCCACTTGGAGGCCGTCGACCCCGTGGTCCAGGGCAAGACCAGGGCGGAACAGTTCTACAGGGGCGACAATGAGGGCAagaag GTGATGTCGATCCTTCTGCACGGCGACGCAGCGTTCGCCGGCCAGGGCGTGGTGTTCGAAACTATGCATTTATCCGACCTGCCGGCGTACACCACCCACGGCACCATTCACATCGTCGCCAACAATCAAATCGGTTTCACCACCGACCCTCGCCACTCGCGATCATCTGCTTATTGCACAG ACGTGGCCCGCGTAGTGAACGCCCCCATCTTCCACGTGAACGGGGACAATCCCGAAGCTGTGATGCACGTGTGCAATGTCGCGGCCGAGTGGCGCGCCACCTTCCACAAGGACGTGGTCATCGATATAGTGAGCTACCGCCGCAACGGACACAACGAGGTCGACGAACCCATGTTCACTCAACCTCTTATGTACCAGAAGATCCGCAAGACCAAGCCtg tGTTGGAGAAGTACGCCGATCAGCTGATAGCCGAAGGTGTAGTAACCGCGGAAGAGGTGAAAGACGTAAAGGACAAGTACGACAAGATCTGCGAAGACGCGTACAACCAGGCCAAGCAGGAGACGCACATCAAGTACAAGGACTGGCTCGACTCGCCCTGGTCCGGCTTCTTCGAGGGCAAGGACCCGCTCAAG ATGTGCCCAAGCGGCGTCCACGAAGAGACCCTGGTCCACATCGGCAAACGCTTCTCATCGCCTCCCCCCAACGCGGCCGAGTTCGAAATCCACAAGGGTTTACTGCGTATCCTCAAAGCTCGCATGGAAATGGTGGAAAATAGGACCGTGGACTGGGCCTTGGCTGAGGCTATGGCGTTTGGTTCCCTCTTGAAGGAAGGCATCCACGTCAGACTGTCGGGAGAAGACGTCGAGAGAGGAACCTTCTCTCACAG ACATCACGTGCTGCACCACCAGAAAGTGGACAAGGCGACGTATTGTGCGCTCGCGCATCTGTACCCTGATCAAGCGCCCTACACCGTTTGCAACAGCTCACTGTCTGAATACG GTGTGCTCGGCTTCGAAGTAGGGTACTCGGTAACCAACCCGAACGCCCTGGTGCTGTGGGAGGCTCAGTTCGGGGACTTCAACAATGTGGCGCAGTGCATCATCGACCAGTTCATCTCCAGCGGGCAGGCCAAGTGGGTGCGCCAGTCCGGCATCGTGCTGTTGCAGCCGCACGGCATGGAGGGCATG GGTCCGGAGCACTCGTCGGCGCGCCTGGAGCGATTCCTGCAGATGAGCTCCGACGACCCCGACTACATGCCCCCCGAGAGCCCCGACTACGAAG TCCGCCAGCTCCACGACTGCAACTGGATCGTGGCCAACTGTTCGTCGCCAGCGTCGTACTTCCACATCCTGCGGCGGCAGATCATGTTGCCGTTCCGCAAGCCCCTCATCCTGATGACGCCCAAGTCGCTGCTGAGGCACCCCGAGGCCAAGTCCTCCTTCGACGACATGAACGAAGGAACTTCCTTCAGAAG AGTGATCCCAGAAGAAGGACCCGCATCTCAGAACGCGCAGGGCGTCCGCAAACTTGTGTTCTGCTCCGGCCGCGTGTACTACGACCTCCTCAAGCAGCGCCGCGACCGGGGACTCGAGGCTGACATCGCTATTGCCAG gGTTGAACAAATCTCGCCGTTCCCGTACGATTTGATCAAAGCTGAAGTGGCCAAATACCCGAACGCGCAACTTGTGTGGAGCCAAGAGGAGCACAAGAACATGGGTTCGTGGAGCTACATCGAGCCTCGCTTCCGCACGCTGCTGCAGAACCAGAAGCAGATCTG GGCAAAGTCCCAATCGGGGGGTAGTTGGTTGAGCCAGCTTTTCGGCAGCTCAGAGGCTCCAAAACCCGCCGAACAGGGTGATTCGGAGACCAAAACTGTCCCGCGCACCATTAG CTACAACGGGCGCGCCACCGCCGCCTCCCCCGCCACCGGTTCCAAGGCGGCCCACAACAAAGAACTCAAGAATCTTCTCGAAGAATTCTGTGTATTATAA